Proteins found in one Oryza glaberrima chromosome 4, OglaRS2, whole genome shotgun sequence genomic segment:
- the LOC127770162 gene encoding calcium-dependent protein kinase 12, whose protein sequence is MGNCFTKTYEIPITSGTMRRPASTAERSKARGGDEPGTWRRPSFPRHGAPPHRPPTGSSSAAGALSRRASGGGGEMGPVLQRPMVSVRSLYQLDRKLGSGQFGTTYLCTERATGNRYACKSVSKRKLVRRTDVDDVRREITILQHLSGQPNIAEFRGAYEDNDHVHLVMEFCSGGELFDRITAKGSYSERQAAAVCRDILTVVHVCHFMGVIHRDLKPENFLLASADDDAPLKAIDFGLSVFIEEGKVYKDIVGSAYYVAPEVLQRNYGKEADIWSAGVILYILLCGTPPFWAETEKGIFDAILVNQVDFSTSPWPSISESAKDLIRQMLHRDPQKRITASQALEHRWLKEGGASDRPIDSAVLSRMKQFKAMNKLKQLALKVIAENLSPEEIKGLKQMFNNMDTDRSGTITVEELKVGLTKLGSRISEAEVQKLMEAVDVDKSGSIDYSEFLTAMINKHKLEKEEDLLRAFQHFDKDNSGYITRDELEQAMAEYGMGDEANIKQVLDEVDKDKDGRIDYEEFVEMMRKGIQT, encoded by the exons ATGGGCAACTGCTTCACCAAGACGTACGAGATACCCATCACGTCGGGCAcgatgcggcggccggcgtcgacCGCGGAGCGCAGCAAGGCGCGTGGCGGCGATGAGCCGgggacgtggcggcggccgagctTCCCGAGGCACGGGGCCCCGCCGCACCGGCCGCCGACGGGCTCGTcttcggcggcgggggcgctgTCCCGGAgggcgtccggcggcggcggggagatgGGCCCCGTGCTGCAGAGGCCGATGGTGAGCGTGCGGTCGCTGTACCAGCTGGACCGGAAGCTGGGGAGCGGGCAGTTCGGGACGACGTACCTGTGCACGGAGCGCGCGACGGGGAACCGGTACGCGTGCAAGTCGGTGTCGAAGCGGAAGCTGGTGCGGCGCACCGACGTGGACGACGTGCGCCGGGAGATCACCATCCTGCAGCACCTCAGCGGGCAGCCCAACATCGCGGAGTTCAGGGGCGCGTACGAGGACAACGACCACGTGCACCTCGTCATGGAGTTCTGCTCCGGCGGCGAGCTGTTCGACCGCATCACGGCCAAGGGGAGCTACTCCGAGCGgcaggccgccgccgtgtgCCGGGACATCCTCACCGTCGTGCACGTCTGCCACTTCATGGGGGTCATACACCGCGACCTCAAGCCGGAGAACTTCCTGCTCGccagcgccgacgacgacgcgccgcTCAAGGCCATCGACTTTGGACTCTCCGTCTTCATCGAAGAAG GTAAAGTGTACAAGGACATTGTCGGAAGTGCTTACTATGTGGCGCCAGAAGTGTTACAACGAAATTATGGGAAAGAAGCCGACATCTGGAGCGCTGGGGTGATATTGTATATCCTTCTATGCGGGACACCCCCATTCTGGGCAG AGACAGAGAAAGGCATATTCGATGCTATACTGGTCAACCAAGTTGATTTCAGTACCAGCCCGTGGCCTTCGATATCTGAAAGTGCAAAGGATCTTATCAGACAAATGTTACATAGAGATCCCCAGAAGAGGATTACTGCATCGCAGGCCTTAG AACATCGATGGCTCAAAGAAGGCGGTGCATCTGACAGACCTATCGATAGCGCAGTCCTATCAAGAATGAAGCAATTCAAGGCAATGAACAAGTTAAAGCAATTAGCTCTTAAG GTAATTGCAGAGAACCTATCACCAGAGGAAATCAAGGGCTTGAAACAGATGTTCAATAACATGGATACAGACAGAAGTGGCACAATCACGGTTGAAGAACTGAAGGTTGGTCTGACAAAGCTAGGATCAAGGATTAGTGAAGCCGAGGTTCAGAAGCTTATGGAAGCA GTTGACGTAGATAAGAGTGGCAGCATTGATTACTCGGAGTTCCTCACAgctatgataaataagcataaACTGGAAAAGGAGGAGGATTTACTTCGTGCATTTCAACATTTTGACAAAGATAACAGCGG GTACATAACAAGAGATGAACTGGAACAAGCCATGGCAGAGTACGGAATGGGTGATGAAGCAAACATTAAACAAGTACTGGATGAAGTTGACAAAGACAAG GACGGGAGAATTGACTATGAAGAGTTTGTGGAAATGATGAGGAAAGGAATACAAACCTGA
- the LOC127770165 gene encoding uncharacterized protein LOC127770165 translates to MAIPVYSITRAEIEEFWRRKEMEEEEQRLTAEKEAARIKAKTLMIEDYAIFEQMIREILEEGIKGDSARAERDITTNGAAATKSTEGRIGIKDWWRKSTYAYLNEPAMTSTDENGRRKHAIKYIPQERCMNFFSSIPSQHNTTTFAIF, encoded by the exons ATGGCGATCCCGGTTTACAGCATCACAAGGGCAGAGATCGAGGAGTTCTGGAGGAGAAAGGAGATGGAAGAAGAGGAGCAGCGCCTCACCGCCGAGAAGGAAGCTGCAAGAATCAAAGCCAAGACACTTATG ATTGAAGATTATGCGATCTTCGAGCAAATGATAAGGGAGATTCTTGAGGAGGGTATCAAAGGTGACAGCGCAAGGGCGGAGAGAGACATCACCACGAACGGCGCCGCTGCCACCAAGAGCACTGAGGGAAGGATTGGCATCAAAGATTG GTGGAGAAAAAGCACTTATGCTTATCTGAATGAACCAGCAATGACATCCACGGATGAGAACGGCAGAAGGAAGCACGCTATCAAATACATCCCACAGGAGAGATGCATGAACTTCTTCTCATCGATTCCAAGTCAACATAATACTACTACTTTTGCAATCTTCTAA
- the LOC127769904 gene encoding mechanosensitive ion channel protein 6-like isoform X1, which produces MDPRGKGSITSHASDKSSRSGSFDFEHDQDPDRDRRHDDAHRREVVVKIEPEAHVPVDLHAGGSHAANAPGAGGVAVGGVVPGSGSVSSASSSPGGGGNGESFSFKNRPPQSPASPAMSVGGEGSDDPPTRLIGSFLRKQAAAGGELALDPDLEMEEMRRPPRAPTSMNASRELRVSFQDPHKRFSPSTSSASTSSYAGDSRNQACSTAEAAEVIRCTSMSTGNNLLARSKTRSRLMDPPPPTISHPTEAERNDRKSFVGKGPPKSGQLRSGLIGKSGLIGLSGPIGKPGAFDDDDDDPFVDEGLAADLKRDTVDCLLILEWVGLIVIMGALVCSLSIRSLANKKLSGLHLWKWELLVFVLICGRLVSGWVIRICVFFVERNFLLRKKVLYFVYGVRRAVRNVLWLGLALISWHLLFDKDAKRDSHTLVLPYVTKVLCCLLVATVIRLVKTLLLKVLASSFHVSTYFDRIQDALFNQYVIETLSGPPLVDESRMLAEVQRLQSAGINIPSELEATAMPSKPPMPAKSGRLTVNPSKRGGAGGGANKQLQKQKSDRHCDDGITIDQLHRLSQKNISAWSMKRLMKIVRYGALTTMDEQIKHATGEDELATQIHSEYEAKVAAKRIFHNVAKPHSKHIYLSDLMRFMRQEEALKAMDLFEGAQEHNRVSKRSLKNWVVSAFRERKALALTLNDTKTAVNKLHQMANVVVVIIVIALWLSILGIATSRFFVFISSQLLVAVFMFGNTLKTIFEAIVFLFVMHPFDVGDRCEVDGMQVVVEEMNIMTTIFLRYDNLKVYYPNSQLAIQPIMNYYRSPDMGDAVDFSVHVATPVEKLALMKERLMHYLDNKKEHWYPGSMVVLRDVDDTNKLKVSIWCRHTINFQDMGMRFERRELLLQEMIKILKDLDIEYRMLPLDINVRNAPMIQSLRMPSTWITY; this is translated from the exons ATGGATCCGCGGGGGAAGGGCAGCATCACGTCGCATGCGTCGGACAAGTCGTCGCGGTCGGGCTCGTTCGACTTCGAGCACGACCAGGACCCGGACCGCGaccgccgccacgacgacgcCCACCGCCGCGAGGTCGTCGTCAAGATCGAGCCCGAGGCCCACGTGCCGGTGGACCTCCACGCCGGCGGCAGCCACGCCGCCAACGCGCCGGGCGCTGGCGGCGTGGCGGTGGGGGGCGTGGTCCCGGGGTCCGGGTCGGTGTCGAGCGCGTCGTCCTCGCCAGGCGGTGGGGGCAACGGCGAGTCGTTCAGCTTCAAGAACCGGCCGCCGCAGTCGCCCGCGTCTCCGGCGATGAGCGTCGGCGGGGAGGGCAGCGACGACCCGCCCACGCGTCTCATTGGCAGCTTCTTGCGCaagcaggcggcggccggcggcgagctggcgctcgACCCTGACCTGGAGATGGAGGAGATgaggaggccgccgcgcgcgcccacgTCCATGAACGCCTCCAGGGAGCTCCGCGTCTCGTTCCAAGACCCGCACAAGCGGTTCTCcccgtcgacgtcgtcggcctccacctcctcctacGCCGGCGACAGCAGGAACCAGGCTTGCAGCACAGCGGAGGCGGCCGAGGTGATCCGCTGCACGTCGATGTCCACCGGAAACAACCTGTTGGCGCGGAGCAAGACGCGTTCCCGGCTAATggatcccccgccgccgacgatcaGTCACCCCACCGAGGCGGAGCGCAACGACCGCAAGTCGTTCGTCGGCAAGGGGCCGCCCAAATCAGGGCAGCTCCGGTCGGGCCTCATCGGCAAGTCGGGGCTCATCGGCTTGTCAGGCCCCATCGGGAAGCCCGGCgccttcgacgacgacgacgacgacccgttCGTGGACGagggcctcgccgccgacctcaaGCGCGACACGGTCGACTGCCTCCTCATCCTGGAATGGGTCGGCCTCATCGTCATCATGGGCGCGCTCGTCTGCAGCCTCAGCATTCGCAGCCTCGCCAACAAGAAGCTCTCGGGTCTCCACCTCTGGAAGTGGGAGCTCCTGGTGTTCGTCCTCATCTGCGGCCGCCTCGTCTCCGGCTGGGTGATCCGCATCTGCGTCTTCTTCGTGGAGCGCAACTTCCTGCTGCGGAAGAAGGTGCTCTACTTCGTCTACGGcgtgcgccgcgccgtgcgcaaCGTGCTCTGGCTCGGCCTCGCGCTCATCTCGTGGCACCTCCTCTTCGACAAGGACGCCAAGCGTGATTCCCACACGCTGGTGCTCCCTTACGTCACCAAGGTGCTCTGCTGCCTCCTCGTCGCCACCGTGATCCGCCTCGTCAAGACGCTGCTGCTCAAGGtgctcgcctcctccttccacGTCTCCACCTACTTCGACCGGATCCAGGACGCACTCTTCAACCAGTACGTCATCGAGACGCTCTCCGGCCCGCCGCTGGTCGACGAGAGCCGCATGCTCGCCGAGGTGCAGAGGCTGCAGAGCGCCGGGATCAACATCCCCAGCGAGCTCGAAGCAACGGCCATGCCGAGCAAGCCGCCCATGCCGGCCAAGAGCGGGCGCCTCACGGTGAACCCGTCGaagcgaggaggagcaggaggtggGGCCAACAAGCAGCTGCAGAAGCAGAAATCCGACCGCCATTGCGACGACGGGATCACGATCGACCAGCTTCACAGGCTTAGCCAGAAGAACATCTCAGCTTGGAGCATGAAGAGGTTGATGAAGATTGTTCGTTACGGGGCGCTGACCACCATGGACGAGCAGATCAAGCATGCAACCGGAGAGGACGAGCTGGCCACGCAGATACACAGCGAGTACGAGGCCAAGGTTGCTGCCAAGAGGATTTTCCACAATGTCGCCAAGCCTCACTCCAA GCACATATACTTGTCGGATTTGATGCGTTTCATGAGGCAGGAGGAAGCTCTGAAAGCAATGGATCTTTTTGAAGGCGCACAGGAGCACAACAGGGTCAGCAAGAGGTCACTCAAGAACTGGGTG GTAAGCGCGTTCAGAGAGCGCAAAGCTCTTGCTCTAACGCTCAACGACACAAAAACTGCAGTGAACAAGCTCCACCAGATGGCCAATGTTGTTGTTGTGATTATTGTGATTGCACTATGGCTTTCCATTCTAGGGATCGCGACGTCACGCTTCTTCGTCTTCATCAGCTCGCAGCTTCTTGTTGCGGTTTTCATGTTTGGCAACACTCTGAAGACCATCTTTGAGGCGATTGTGTTCTTGTTTGTGATGCATCCTTTTGATGTTGGCGATCGTTGTGAAGTTGATGGGATGCAG GTAGTCGTCGAGGAAATGAACATCATGACGACAATCTTCCTCCGATACGACAACCTGAAGGTCTATTATCCGAACAGCCAGCTCGCCATCCAACCAATCATGAATTACTACAGGAGTCCTGATATGGGAGATGCAGTCGATTTCTCTGTTCATGTCGCTACGCCTGTGGAGAAACTGGCCCTGATGAAGGAAAGACTAATGCA TTACCTTGACAACAAGAAAGAACATTGGTACCCTGGATCCATGGTTGTTCTCCGTGACGTGGATGACACAAACAAGCTAAAGGTATCCATATGGTGCCGTCACACGATCAACTTCCAAGACATGGGGATGAGATTCGAGAGGAGGGAGCTATTGCTCCAAGAAATGATCAAGATCTTGAAAGATCTAGACATCGAATACCGGATGTTGCCACTCGACATCAACGTTCGGAATGCGCCAATGATCCAGTCTTTGAGGATGCCATCAACATGGATAACGTATTAA
- the LOC127769904 gene encoding mechanosensitive ion channel protein 5-like isoform X2, whose translation MDPRGKGSITSHASDKSSRSGSFDFEHDQDPDRDRRHDDAHRREVVVKIEPEAHVPVDLHAGGSHAANAPGAGGVAVGGVVPGSGSVSSASSSPGGGGNGESFSFKNRPPQSPASPAMSVGGEGSDDPPTRLIGSFLRKQAAAGGELALDPDLEMEEMRRPPRAPTSMNASRELRVSFQDPHKRFSPSTSSASTSSYAGDSRNQACSTAEAAEVIRCTSMSTGNNLLARSKTRSRLMDPPPPTISHPTEAERNDRKSFVGKGPPKSGQLRSGLIGKSGLIGLSGPIGKPGAFDDDDDDPFVDEGLAADLKRDTVDCLLILEWVGLIVIMGALVCSLSIRSLANKKLSGLHLWKWELLVFVLICGRLVSGWVIRICVFFVERNFLLRKKVLYFVYGVRRAVRNVLWLGLALISWHLLFDKDAKRDSHTLVLPYVTKVLCCLLVATVIRLVKTLLLKVLASSFHVSTYFDRIQDALFNQYVIETLSGPPLVDESRMLAEVQRLQSAGINIPSELEATAMPSKPPMPAKSGRLTVNPSKRGGAGGGANKQLQKQKSDRHCDDGITIDQLHRLSQKNISAWSMKRLMKIVRYGALTTMDEQIKHATGEDELATQIHSEYEAKVAAKRIFHNVAKPHSKHIYLSDLMRFMRQEEALKAMDLFEGAQEHNRVSKRSLKNWVVSAFRERKALALTLNDTKTAVNKLHQMANVVVVIIVIALWLSILGIATSRFFVFISSQLLVAVFMFGNTLKTIFEAIVFLFVMHPFDVGDRCEVDGMQVVVEEMNIMTTIFLRYDNLKVYYPNSQLAIQPIMNYYRSPDMGDAVDFSVHVATPVEKLALMKERLMQVINHVI comes from the exons ATGGATCCGCGGGGGAAGGGCAGCATCACGTCGCATGCGTCGGACAAGTCGTCGCGGTCGGGCTCGTTCGACTTCGAGCACGACCAGGACCCGGACCGCGaccgccgccacgacgacgcCCACCGCCGCGAGGTCGTCGTCAAGATCGAGCCCGAGGCCCACGTGCCGGTGGACCTCCACGCCGGCGGCAGCCACGCCGCCAACGCGCCGGGCGCTGGCGGCGTGGCGGTGGGGGGCGTGGTCCCGGGGTCCGGGTCGGTGTCGAGCGCGTCGTCCTCGCCAGGCGGTGGGGGCAACGGCGAGTCGTTCAGCTTCAAGAACCGGCCGCCGCAGTCGCCCGCGTCTCCGGCGATGAGCGTCGGCGGGGAGGGCAGCGACGACCCGCCCACGCGTCTCATTGGCAGCTTCTTGCGCaagcaggcggcggccggcggcgagctggcgctcgACCCTGACCTGGAGATGGAGGAGATgaggaggccgccgcgcgcgcccacgTCCATGAACGCCTCCAGGGAGCTCCGCGTCTCGTTCCAAGACCCGCACAAGCGGTTCTCcccgtcgacgtcgtcggcctccacctcctcctacGCCGGCGACAGCAGGAACCAGGCTTGCAGCACAGCGGAGGCGGCCGAGGTGATCCGCTGCACGTCGATGTCCACCGGAAACAACCTGTTGGCGCGGAGCAAGACGCGTTCCCGGCTAATggatcccccgccgccgacgatcaGTCACCCCACCGAGGCGGAGCGCAACGACCGCAAGTCGTTCGTCGGCAAGGGGCCGCCCAAATCAGGGCAGCTCCGGTCGGGCCTCATCGGCAAGTCGGGGCTCATCGGCTTGTCAGGCCCCATCGGGAAGCCCGGCgccttcgacgacgacgacgacgacccgttCGTGGACGagggcctcgccgccgacctcaaGCGCGACACGGTCGACTGCCTCCTCATCCTGGAATGGGTCGGCCTCATCGTCATCATGGGCGCGCTCGTCTGCAGCCTCAGCATTCGCAGCCTCGCCAACAAGAAGCTCTCGGGTCTCCACCTCTGGAAGTGGGAGCTCCTGGTGTTCGTCCTCATCTGCGGCCGCCTCGTCTCCGGCTGGGTGATCCGCATCTGCGTCTTCTTCGTGGAGCGCAACTTCCTGCTGCGGAAGAAGGTGCTCTACTTCGTCTACGGcgtgcgccgcgccgtgcgcaaCGTGCTCTGGCTCGGCCTCGCGCTCATCTCGTGGCACCTCCTCTTCGACAAGGACGCCAAGCGTGATTCCCACACGCTGGTGCTCCCTTACGTCACCAAGGTGCTCTGCTGCCTCCTCGTCGCCACCGTGATCCGCCTCGTCAAGACGCTGCTGCTCAAGGtgctcgcctcctccttccacGTCTCCACCTACTTCGACCGGATCCAGGACGCACTCTTCAACCAGTACGTCATCGAGACGCTCTCCGGCCCGCCGCTGGTCGACGAGAGCCGCATGCTCGCCGAGGTGCAGAGGCTGCAGAGCGCCGGGATCAACATCCCCAGCGAGCTCGAAGCAACGGCCATGCCGAGCAAGCCGCCCATGCCGGCCAAGAGCGGGCGCCTCACGGTGAACCCGTCGaagcgaggaggagcaggaggtggGGCCAACAAGCAGCTGCAGAAGCAGAAATCCGACCGCCATTGCGACGACGGGATCACGATCGACCAGCTTCACAGGCTTAGCCAGAAGAACATCTCAGCTTGGAGCATGAAGAGGTTGATGAAGATTGTTCGTTACGGGGCGCTGACCACCATGGACGAGCAGATCAAGCATGCAACCGGAGAGGACGAGCTGGCCACGCAGATACACAGCGAGTACGAGGCCAAGGTTGCTGCCAAGAGGATTTTCCACAATGTCGCCAAGCCTCACTCCAA GCACATATACTTGTCGGATTTGATGCGTTTCATGAGGCAGGAGGAAGCTCTGAAAGCAATGGATCTTTTTGAAGGCGCACAGGAGCACAACAGGGTCAGCAAGAGGTCACTCAAGAACTGGGTG GTAAGCGCGTTCAGAGAGCGCAAAGCTCTTGCTCTAACGCTCAACGACACAAAAACTGCAGTGAACAAGCTCCACCAGATGGCCAATGTTGTTGTTGTGATTATTGTGATTGCACTATGGCTTTCCATTCTAGGGATCGCGACGTCACGCTTCTTCGTCTTCATCAGCTCGCAGCTTCTTGTTGCGGTTTTCATGTTTGGCAACACTCTGAAGACCATCTTTGAGGCGATTGTGTTCTTGTTTGTGATGCATCCTTTTGATGTTGGCGATCGTTGTGAAGTTGATGGGATGCAG GTAGTCGTCGAGGAAATGAACATCATGACGACAATCTTCCTCCGATACGACAACCTGAAGGTCTATTATCCGAACAGCCAGCTCGCCATCCAACCAATCATGAATTACTACAGGAGTCCTGATATGGGAGATGCAGTCGATTTCTCTGTTCATGTCGCTACGCCTGTGGAGAAACTGGCCCTGATGAAGGAAAGACTAATGCA GGTTATCAATCATGTCATTTGA
- the LOC127772302 gene encoding protein IQ-DOMAIN 21-like has translation MNMARSNLLCCLGTRREDNARQRQTRPTPRPRLRRLMSGMKRVFGRSPPCGQTAVAPDSGIVVVEPRRQTAARRVGKGARDGGVNNREEISREEAAAATIQAGFRGHLARRAFRALRSLVKLQALARGSCVRKQAGVAIRFMKVLVRLQVRVRARQLLHRSKDQ, from the exons ATGAACATGGCCAGGAGCAACCTCCTCTGCTGCCTCGGCACGCGGCGTGAAGATAATGCTCGGCAACGCCAGACGCGGCCCACGCCTCGGCCTCGCCTACGCCGGTTGATGAGCGGGATGAAGCGTGTCTTCGGTCGGTCTCCTCCGTGCGGCCAGACGGCCGTGGCACCCGACTccggcatcgtcgtcgtcgaaccaAGGCGTCAGACGGCTGCGCGTCGTGTGGGGAAAGGAGCGCGCGACGGAGGTGTCAACAACCGTGAGGAGATCTCAAgagaggaggccgcggcggccaccATCCAGGCCGGCTTCCGCGGTCACCTG GCGAGGCGGGCGTTTCGCGCGCTGAGGAGCCTGGTGAAGCTGCAGGCGCTCGCGCGGGGCTCGTGCGTGCGGAAGCAGGCGGGCGTCGCCATCCGGTTCATGAAGGTGCTCGTGCGGCTTCAGGTACGCGTCCGCGCCCGGCAACTTCTCCACAGGTCCAAGGATCAGTAG
- the LOC127772102 gene encoding uncharacterized protein LOC127772102, translating into MDAMTKQEILLEKKRVITVQGRDKAGRPIVRIVGKNFPARELGGGGHAEAALKGYVRRRVTPAIGDAEFVVVYMHSGVDRRENFPGVGAVRTAYESMPAAVRERLHAVYFLHPGLQSRLFFSTLGRFLFSSGLYRKLRYVSRLEYLWAHVRKGELDVPEAVRRHDDELEQRPLMDYGIEASERCGVFDAASMDTTASLHSLRCAS; encoded by the exons ATGGACGCCATGACCAAGCAGGAGATTTTGCTCGAGAAGAAGCGGGTGATCACCGTCCAGGGCCGCGACAAGGCCGGCCGGCCCATCGTCCGCATCGTCGGCAAGAACTTCCCTG CGCGggagctgggcggcggcgggcacgcggaggcggcgctgaaGGGGTACGTGCGGAGGCGGGTGACGCCGGCGATCGGGGACGCGGAGTTCGTGGTGGTGTACATGCACTCCGGCGTGGATCGCCGCGAGAACTTCCCCGGCGTCGGCGCGGTCCGGACGGCGTACGAGTCCATGCCGGCGGCTGTCAGGGAGAGGCTACACGCCGTGTACTTCCTGCACCCGGGGCTCCAGTCCcgcctcttcttctccacccTTGGCCGGTTCCTCTTCAGCTCAGG atTGTATAGGAAGCTGAGGTACGTGAGCCGGTTGGAGTACCTGTGGGCGCACGTGCGCAAGGGGGAGCTGGACGTCCCGGAGGCGGTGCGCCGgcacgacgacgagctcgagcaACGGCCGCTCATGGACTACGGCATCGAGGCGAGCGAACGGTGCGGCGTGTTCGACGCCGCGTCCATGGACACCACCGCGTCACTGCATTCGCTGCGCTGCGCCTCCTAG